A DNA window from Pontimonas salivibrio contains the following coding sequences:
- a CDS encoding DEAD/DEAH box helicase, whose protein sequence is MSFSDLGIEPDMVEALLQEGIETPFPIQEQTIPVALSGQDIIGQARTGTGKTLGFGLPLLQKLGVDPAPGVKALVVVPTRELAIQVAEDLEVASSKRQTQVAAIYGGKAYEGQIEQIDAGAQVIVGTPGRLLDLISQRKLSIKDVEVMVLDEADKMLDLGFLPDVERLFSHTPALRHTMLFSATMPGPVLTLARRFMTKPLHIRAHDPEETLAQANIKHFVYRAHQLDKDEIIGRILQAEGRGKTIIFTRTKRGAARLVEELTDRGFPAAAVHGDLSQDARERAMVAFRAGKKDILIATDVAARGVDVDDVTHVINHTIPEDEKAYLHRVGRTGRANKTGIAVTFVDWDDLHKWALINRALEMGIPEPQETYSSSDHLFTDMNITPGTKGRLTATPIPNREKRAGESRSGGNRGGNRGGQSAGNQPARATNTTSGSSQTASDGSSRPPRHRRRKSSPPQS, encoded by the coding sequence GTGAGTTTTTCCGACCTCGGCATTGAGCCGGACATGGTCGAGGCCCTCCTTCAGGAGGGAATCGAGACCCCTTTCCCCATTCAAGAACAAACCATTCCCGTTGCGCTTTCTGGCCAAGACATCATCGGTCAGGCACGAACCGGAACGGGTAAAACCCTCGGTTTTGGGTTACCCCTCTTACAAAAGCTTGGAGTGGACCCCGCACCGGGAGTGAAAGCCCTCGTTGTGGTTCCCACCCGTGAACTGGCCATCCAAGTCGCGGAAGACTTAGAGGTCGCCTCGTCGAAGCGTCAGACCCAAGTCGCCGCAATCTATGGCGGTAAAGCCTACGAGGGACAAATCGAACAAATCGACGCCGGAGCTCAAGTCATTGTGGGCACTCCTGGTCGACTCTTGGACCTCATTTCACAGCGCAAACTTTCCATCAAAGACGTCGAAGTGATGGTCTTGGATGAGGCCGACAAAATGTTGGACTTGGGCTTCCTCCCCGATGTGGAGCGCCTCTTTTCACACACTCCCGCACTTCGCCACACCATGTTGTTTTCGGCCACCATGCCAGGACCGGTGTTGACACTGGCCAGGCGTTTCATGACCAAACCGCTCCACATCCGCGCCCACGATCCCGAAGAAACACTGGCGCAGGCCAACATCAAACACTTCGTCTACCGCGCGCACCAGCTGGATAAGGACGAAATTATCGGCCGTATCCTCCAGGCGGAAGGTCGCGGCAAAACCATCATTTTCACCCGCACAAAGCGCGGTGCCGCGCGCCTGGTCGAAGAACTCACCGACCGTGGTTTTCCCGCGGCGGCAGTCCACGGTGATTTGAGCCAAGACGCCCGCGAGCGCGCCATGGTGGCCTTTCGTGCCGGGAAGAAAGACATTTTGATTGCCACCGATGTCGCTGCGCGCGGTGTCGATGTGGATGACGTGACCCACGTGATTAACCACACCATCCCCGAAGATGAAAAGGCCTACCTCCACCGGGTGGGGCGCACCGGTCGGGCGAACAAGACCGGTATTGCGGTGACCTTTGTCGACTGGGATGACCTTCACAAATGGGCACTGATTAACCGTGCCCTCGAAATGGGTATCCCTGAACCTCAGGAAACCTATTCCTCCTCCGATCATCTCTTCACAGATATGAACATCACCCCGGGGACGAAGGGCCGCCTCACGGCAACACCTATTCCCAACCGGGAAAAGCGTGCCGGTGAGTCACGATCGGGTGGTAACCGTGGCGGTAACCGTGGCGGCCAGTCGGCAGGCAACCAGCCCGCCCGCGCGACAAACACCACCAGTGGTTCTTCGCAGACAGCGTCTGATGGTTCATCACGTCCACCGCGGCACCGTAGACGAAAAAGCTCACCACCACAGTCCTAA
- a CDS encoding DUF3107 domain-containing protein yields the protein MEIRIGITHSTRELSFETDKKAADVEKDIAAQIAKGDDGLVRLEDQKGHVYLVPVSTLAYIEMVTESARKVGFAP from the coding sequence GTGGAAATTCGCATCGGTATCACCCATTCAACCCGTGAGCTCAGTTTCGAGACGGACAAAAAAGCCGCAGATGTTGAAAAAGACATCGCTGCTCAGATTGCCAAAGGCGATGATGGCCTGGTCAGGCTGGAAGACCAAAAGGGGCACGTGTACCTGGTCCCAGTCTCCACCCTCGCCTACATCGAAATGGTGACAGAGTCCGCCCGTAAAGTCGGCTTTGCGCCGTAA
- a CDS encoding ATP-dependent DNA helicase, translating into MSAHLGLPGELVEAGLGKPQIVLGAPGSGKTSLIRARVAHAVAGGVNPDAIRILTPTREQATRMRDELGVMLGVPTRGAMVMSVQAFCFSLLRSDQEARGVEPSKLRSGADVDQDIRSVLDEQRDSGVGPQWPEHLHPAVRSTEAFRTELRELIARLTEWGLGSRDLRRWSTVHPAWPAVADFLDDYERVIARSRPDEYDAAELLRVATSLIEASRTPPEGLRMVLCDDFQDLSPAAGSLVQALHSASVHVGIYADPDLAGQTFRGADPAGPMRVADLLSVTPHILPAVYRHGQVLRDAVSSITSRIGTARAGAQRKAQSVDLGQEPDGDHPFLAVRSPSAGREAHDIARVLLSRHRDHGVAFSEMAIATRRASHIPFLAHALQQAGIATEQDYRVGLGEHPASKDLVGWVLAARTPGWLTPERATVLLEGLYGGFDSRRLRRLGSFLRVIDHAEGQPRRGIESIIDVLESGEYPLELPASFHRPLSRILEVLAAIRALPEGSSAALVLSTAWQAWAVEDSWVARSSDASQPSLFHREALHQVSALLATAERFVERHHGVSPEAFFLRVLDNDITEDVVVQRSERTGVLISTPAGLAGMECDTVVLQGLNDHVWPNTRIRWSLLGAPLVARAVRGQLDEAIDDQRVVIDDELRMAALALSRARHMVLVSAIESEDTGPSALFRLLAERAHEVPSDPGPLGSSRELVGHYRSQLEPSVKEAEWQSAASALSLLAAREVQGAHPSQWWGLGPITSETPLYHDTEIPLSPSRIGAVEQSPLDWFLDRVAPDEYTAAVGIGSLVHYALEHEPWGDEDTLLSLVEGRWSELDFDSWWVSKSEASKARGLVHALAAYLRERQAAGAEVVGIEQGFQLRVDNIVVNGLVDRIERSVDGGLVVVDLKTGKAITNAEEIASHPQLQAYQLALADPATREAWEVEGPSEGAWLLYVSGGVRGKPFRVAAQEPLGEEGIQESLERIRSAGAHMAQARFMGPRFFPVAGRSVSRHRWQRVGSVCGD; encoded by the coding sequence ATGAGTGCACATTTGGGGTTACCCGGCGAGCTGGTCGAAGCCGGTTTGGGTAAACCCCAAATAGTCCTTGGGGCACCAGGCTCGGGTAAGACCAGTCTGATTCGAGCGCGCGTGGCACACGCTGTGGCCGGGGGCGTGAACCCCGATGCGATTCGGATTCTCACTCCCACCAGGGAGCAGGCGACCCGCATGCGCGACGAATTGGGTGTGATGCTGGGGGTTCCCACCCGGGGTGCGATGGTGATGAGTGTTCAAGCGTTTTGTTTCTCGCTTCTGAGAAGCGATCAAGAAGCGAGGGGAGTGGAACCCTCCAAGCTTCGCTCCGGAGCCGATGTTGATCAAGACATCCGCTCGGTGCTCGATGAGCAGCGAGACAGCGGTGTCGGCCCCCAGTGGCCAGAGCACTTACACCCTGCGGTCCGCTCAACCGAAGCGTTTCGGACAGAACTTCGCGAACTCATCGCGAGGCTCACCGAATGGGGTTTGGGCTCCCGCGATCTCAGGCGTTGGTCCACAGTCCACCCGGCGTGGCCCGCAGTGGCCGATTTCCTTGACGACTACGAGCGGGTGATTGCTCGCTCCCGTCCCGATGAATACGACGCTGCGGAGCTCTTACGCGTTGCCACATCGTTAATTGAGGCTTCTAGGACCCCACCCGAGGGTTTGCGGATGGTGTTGTGTGATGATTTTCAGGATCTGTCCCCCGCCGCAGGTTCCTTGGTGCAGGCCCTCCACAGCGCGAGTGTGCACGTGGGGATATATGCCGATCCTGATCTCGCGGGTCAAACCTTTCGAGGAGCGGACCCGGCAGGTCCTATGCGCGTTGCCGACCTCCTCTCGGTGACACCTCACATCCTGCCGGCGGTCTACCGTCACGGCCAGGTCTTGCGCGATGCGGTGAGCAGCATCACGTCACGGATTGGGACGGCGCGGGCTGGTGCCCAACGAAAAGCTCAGTCCGTGGATTTGGGTCAGGAACCCGATGGCGATCACCCCTTCCTGGCGGTGCGCTCGCCCAGTGCCGGGCGTGAAGCCCACGACATTGCCCGGGTGTTGCTTTCTCGACACCGCGACCACGGGGTCGCCTTCTCCGAAATGGCCATTGCCACACGTCGCGCATCGCACATTCCTTTTCTCGCTCACGCTCTTCAGCAGGCGGGAATCGCCACCGAACAGGACTACCGAGTCGGTTTAGGCGAACACCCCGCCAGTAAAGATCTGGTCGGCTGGGTACTGGCCGCGCGCACCCCGGGGTGGCTCACCCCTGAGCGCGCCACTGTGTTGCTTGAAGGTCTTTATGGGGGGTTTGATTCTCGCCGACTCCGACGGTTGGGGTCGTTCCTTCGAGTGATTGACCATGCGGAAGGTCAGCCCCGTCGGGGTATTGAGTCGATTATCGACGTGCTCGAATCGGGGGAATACCCGCTGGAGCTTCCCGCGTCTTTTCATCGGCCGCTGAGTCGAATTCTCGAAGTGTTGGCCGCGATTCGCGCATTACCCGAGGGATCCTCCGCCGCGCTTGTGCTCTCCACGGCGTGGCAGGCGTGGGCGGTTGAGGACTCGTGGGTAGCTCGCTCAAGTGATGCGAGCCAACCGTCACTGTTTCACCGCGAGGCACTCCACCAGGTCTCAGCACTGTTGGCCACGGCGGAGCGTTTTGTGGAGCGACACCATGGAGTCAGCCCGGAGGCTTTTTTCCTGCGAGTGTTAGATAACGACATCACCGAGGACGTGGTGGTGCAACGCTCCGAACGCACCGGGGTCTTGATTTCCACTCCCGCGGGATTGGCGGGAATGGAATGCGACACTGTGGTGCTCCAGGGGCTAAACGACCACGTCTGGCCGAACACCCGAATTCGCTGGTCCCTGTTGGGTGCTCCGCTGGTGGCCCGCGCCGTGCGAGGCCAACTCGATGAGGCCATTGATGATCAGCGGGTGGTCATTGATGACGAATTGCGGATGGCTGCCCTAGCGCTTTCACGGGCGAGGCACATGGTGCTGGTGAGCGCCATTGAATCTGAAGACACGGGCCCGAGTGCGCTTTTTCGCTTACTGGCCGAACGAGCGCACGAAGTACCCTCCGATCCGGGCCCGTTGGGCTCAAGCCGTGAACTGGTGGGACATTACCGCTCACAGCTCGAGCCGTCAGTGAAAGAAGCTGAATGGCAGTCTGCGGCGTCTGCTCTTTCGCTCCTTGCCGCCCGGGAAGTGCAAGGGGCGCACCCCAGCCAGTGGTGGGGGCTTGGTCCGATCACGAGTGAGACACCGCTGTATCACGACACCGAAATCCCTCTTTCTCCGTCACGAATTGGCGCAGTGGAGCAGTCCCCGTTGGATTGGTTTCTCGATCGTGTCGCCCCCGATGAGTACACGGCTGCCGTGGGAATTGGTTCACTCGTGCACTATGCACTGGAGCACGAGCCCTGGGGGGACGAAGACACCCTGTTAAGTCTTGTGGAGGGTCGTTGGTCGGAGCTCGATTTTGATTCCTGGTGGGTGAGTAAAAGCGAAGCCTCGAAGGCGCGTGGCTTAGTGCACGCCTTAGCTGCCTACCTGCGCGAGCGACAAGCCGCTGGTGCGGAGGTGGTGGGAATTGAGCAAGGCTTCCAGCTGCGAGTGGACAACATTGTGGTCAACGGTTTGGTTGACCGCATTGAGCGTTCGGTCGATGGTGGCCTGGTGGTCGTCGACCTCAAAACGGGTAAAGCGATTACCAATGCGGAAGAAATTGCTTCCCATCCGCAACTCCAGGCTTACCAATTGGCTCTAGCTGACCCGGCTACCCGAGAAGCGTGGGAGGTGGAGGGCCCAAGCGAAGGCGCATGGCTTCTTTATGTCAGCGGCGGCGTTCGCGGCAAACCTTTCCGGGTGGCCGCCCAAGAACCTTTAGGCGAGGAGGGCATCCAGGAGAGTCTGGAGCGAATTCGCTCCGCCGGTGCCCACATGGCGCAGGCGCGGTTTATGGGGCCACGGTTTTTCCCTGTCGCGGGTCGCAGTGTGTCCAGGCATCGCTGGCAGCGGGTTGGGAGTGTGTGTGGTGACTAA
- a CDS encoding aminopeptidase P family protein, translating into MSDSTKKPPRSRTPESAAFREFISSGWEDHPRRVATRDEVADFTATRRALFVDSLPEELSGHTLVIPAGPESRRSNDTDYPYRPHSAFTHLTGWGSDTVPGSVLVITPGTSPATTVLYARGSAGRDTDEFYANAAIGEFWTGPRPHLDDIASRLGLQVQPLDAWSEVGDQDLPHTVVLPEADDLFSVRLQHRRTAVLGEQQAGVLAEADHILARHLAELRFVKDDYEVDQMRLAIGATHRGFNNIIGSLPDAAQSPRGERVVESAFAARARLEGNDVGYGTIAASGPHACILHWVRNDGPVGSDDLLLVDAGVELDSLYTADITRTLPVSGRFSARQRQVYDAVLEAADQAFAAVRPGVPFRAIHDAAMEVIAAHTARWGFLPGSADESLKKDAGWHRRYMIHGTSHHLGLDVHDCQKARRELYVDQELRPGMVFTIEPGLYFQPDDLTVPAEWRGIGVRIEDNILVTKDGAINLSADIPRTAEDVEAWVKRHTP; encoded by the coding sequence GTGTCAGATTCGACTAAGAAACCTCCCCGGTCCCGCACACCGGAGAGTGCCGCTTTTCGTGAGTTCATCTCTAGTGGATGGGAAGATCACCCTCGGAGGGTTGCCACGCGAGATGAGGTGGCTGACTTCACCGCAACACGCCGCGCACTCTTTGTCGACAGTCTGCCCGAGGAACTTTCTGGTCACACGTTGGTCATCCCTGCAGGCCCGGAATCACGGCGGTCTAATGACACCGATTATCCTTACCGGCCCCATTCGGCTTTTACCCACCTGACCGGGTGGGGTTCAGACACTGTTCCGGGCAGTGTTTTGGTCATTACCCCGGGCACCTCACCCGCCACAACAGTGTTGTATGCCAGGGGGTCTGCCGGTCGCGACACTGACGAGTTTTATGCCAACGCAGCAATCGGCGAGTTTTGGACAGGTCCCCGACCACACTTGGATGACATTGCCTCCCGGTTGGGCCTTCAGGTCCAACCGTTGGATGCGTGGTCTGAAGTGGGCGACCAGGACCTTCCCCACACCGTCGTGCTGCCCGAAGCCGATGACCTATTCAGCGTGCGCCTGCAGCACCGCCGCACAGCAGTCTTAGGTGAACAGCAGGCCGGTGTTCTCGCCGAAGCTGACCACATTCTGGCAAGGCATTTAGCGGAACTGCGTTTTGTGAAAGACGACTACGAGGTCGACCAAATGCGCCTCGCCATTGGCGCCACCCACCGGGGGTTCAACAACATCATTGGTTCCCTTCCCGACGCAGCCCAGTCACCCCGGGGTGAACGCGTAGTCGAATCAGCTTTCGCCGCGAGGGCACGGCTGGAGGGCAACGATGTGGGCTACGGCACTATTGCCGCCAGTGGCCCCCACGCCTGCATTTTGCACTGGGTACGAAACGACGGACCAGTGGGTAGTGACGACCTCCTCCTAGTCGACGCCGGTGTGGAACTCGATTCGCTCTACACCGCCGATATCACCCGAACACTGCCGGTGTCGGGGCGCTTTAGCGCCCGCCAGCGCCAAGTGTATGACGCGGTGTTGGAGGCCGCAGATCAGGCTTTTGCCGCCGTGCGCCCCGGTGTGCCCTTTCGCGCCATTCACGATGCCGCCATGGAGGTCATCGCCGCCCACACCGCCCGCTGGGGGTTCCTGCCAGGCAGTGCGGATGAATCCCTGAAAAAGGATGCCGGCTGGCATCGGCGATACATGATCCATGGCACAAGCCACCATCTGGGCCTCGACGTGCACGACTGCCAAAAAGCGCGCCGTGAGCTTTATGTCGACCAGGAGCTTCGCCCCGGCATGGTCTTCACCATTGAACCAGGACTGTATTTCCAACCCGATGACCTCACCGTTCCCGCCGAATGGCGCGGTATTGGGGTGCGCATTGAAGACAACATCCTTGTTACCAAAGACGGTGCCATCAACCTGTCAGCCGATATTCCCCGCACCGCGGAGGATGTTGAAGCCTGGGTGAAAAGACACACCCCTTAG
- a CDS encoding ferritin-like fold-containing protein, with protein MRWRFWERKKTSPQWKVRSRANRQSASRLDLTALVPTAADLLAHASASALLIAGEYGRVAREAWSAKDRDELVRAEAQVLSRYETLRGLLAEYTPDPIEAMAEPLERQGDALRHMTADAWYERVGTCYVVGGFLSDFYRLVAGGLPAGIGDKIIQAVDGTDPEELAAGVLARIIAVDEAHAWRLSLWSRRVVGDTMLIARSALRGGSEATRSAELYEPVFTDVLTEHTRRLESLGLTA; from the coding sequence ATGAGATGGCGGTTTTGGGAGAGGAAAAAAACCTCCCCGCAGTGGAAAGTGCGATCCAGGGCCAATCGCCAGAGTGCCAGCCGTCTCGATCTCACCGCGTTGGTTCCCACCGCAGCGGACCTGCTCGCTCACGCCAGCGCCAGTGCCCTGCTCATCGCCGGCGAATACGGCCGGGTTGCGAGGGAAGCGTGGTCGGCGAAAGACCGTGATGAATTAGTGCGGGCGGAAGCCCAGGTTCTCTCCCGATACGAAACCCTTCGCGGACTGTTGGCCGAATACACCCCCGACCCCATTGAGGCCATGGCTGAGCCACTTGAGCGCCAAGGCGATGCGCTCCGCCACATGACGGCAGATGCTTGGTACGAGCGGGTCGGGACCTGCTATGTCGTCGGCGGGTTCCTCAGTGACTTTTATCGCCTTGTTGCCGGTGGTCTCCCGGCAGGGATTGGCGACAAAATCATCCAGGCAGTCGATGGCACCGATCCAGAAGAACTTGCTGCGGGTGTCCTTGCCCGCATCATCGCTGTCGATGAGGCGCACGCCTGGCGGTTAAGCCTGTGGTCGAGGAGGGTGGTGGGGGACACCATGCTGATTGCGCGCAGCGCACTGCGCGGAGGCTCTGAGGCCACCCGCTCCGCGGAACTCTACGAGCCAGTATTTACCGATGTGCTCACCGAGCACACCAGAAGGCTTGAGAGTTTGGGTTTGACGGCTTAG
- a CDS encoding ATP-dependent DNA helicase, with protein MTKPLTYTAEQLCQALRIHPPTEQQRAIIEAPLEGVYRVVAGAGSGKTETMALRVVWLVANGVVSPQDILGLTFTRKAASELGGRIASRIRQLPHSGEDDSIDVFAMPQVSTYNAFASRLFQDYAVYLGIDGDQEVAGAAAAWSLARKVVAGSTHSELPELQMSLDQLTTLTWQLSQSMSENAVDASALAEYARSFQSIRDLPPGGRGGYPGVDRTADNIALLPVLIDLVDEFREAKAARGIVEYSDQVRLGLEVARSSPEVVEGLRARHSVVLLDEYQDTSVLQTTLLSTLFADHPVMSVGDPLQAIYGWRGASAANLDDFPREFARQWPSVTFGLQTSWRNPSRVLTAANALCAPLRRADESVVGELSPAPNAPAGTVDVAYPDTLDDEAEAVAAWFATRLVSATHPGNSAAGHAEGEPPSAALLLRERKHQHLYARALERKGIPVHILGIGGLLGDPLVADLVVGLAIVHRPFANGELVRLLTSGRFRLGVSDLFALAERARWLGLRDSGGGRLDESLDQALRDQALGRPSASLLDALEYLAQKPPEHSHWEVFSEGAQSQLRDAASLIASQRRLSHENIADQVVHWERATGADIEWLAHPNRESYRNSREAFFAAISQYQAFADEAGARGFLDWLEQAEWRDSLQPQSAPPEPGCVQILTIHGAKGLEWDLVAVGQLIEGELPGKPNEGFKGWLRSGVLPYPFRGDSEFLPHLDWMGAETRKDLLDRIEEFSDDIRAHHEREERRLAYVAMTRARAELLLTGSFYSTKGSAQAPSPFLVELEHAECIDPLPDSPTIDNPHEGDEDDLITWPVDPLGERRDVVERAAKAVLTATDQAVEQADPALVEHIDAVLEAERTRLAPAEGSWPVRIPASQFDRWVFEPETMLRSRIQPRPPTTGLAQQRGNDFHAWVESYFHSARGNRVMADVDVDHDTAVPVDVDVHTWQEGFERSEFAPLTPVALEREIHLPLAGHLVICKIDAVFERSGRIQVVDWKTGRTPTDPVDIERKSLQLALYRLAWAEWAGVDINTVDAVFWFSHSEQVIAPETLPGRSELEQLIDKAKANPASG; from the coding sequence GTGACTAAACCCCTCACATACACTGCCGAACAGTTGTGTCAAGCGCTTCGGATTCACCCACCCACCGAACAACAGCGCGCCATTATCGAAGCCCCCTTGGAGGGTGTGTACCGGGTGGTGGCCGGAGCCGGGTCAGGCAAAACCGAAACCATGGCCTTGCGGGTGGTGTGGTTGGTCGCCAATGGTGTGGTGTCGCCTCAAGACATTTTGGGCCTCACCTTCACCAGGAAAGCCGCATCAGAACTGGGCGGTCGCATTGCGTCCCGGATTCGACAGCTCCCCCACAGCGGTGAGGACGACAGCATTGACGTCTTCGCGATGCCGCAAGTGTCTACCTACAACGCCTTCGCGTCGAGACTTTTCCAGGATTACGCCGTCTATCTGGGGATTGATGGTGACCAAGAAGTAGCGGGGGCGGCAGCAGCGTGGTCGCTGGCAAGGAAAGTCGTCGCGGGTTCCACCCATTCAGAGCTTCCTGAACTTCAGATGTCGCTCGATCAGTTGACCACCCTGACGTGGCAGTTGTCTCAGTCAATGTCAGAAAATGCGGTTGACGCTTCCGCTTTAGCCGAATACGCCCGGTCATTTCAGAGCATTCGAGACCTCCCTCCAGGTGGTCGTGGCGGGTATCCGGGCGTTGATCGCACCGCCGACAACATTGCCCTCCTGCCGGTACTCATTGACCTTGTTGACGAATTTCGCGAAGCCAAAGCAGCCAGAGGAATAGTCGAATACTCCGATCAGGTCCGTTTAGGCCTCGAGGTCGCTCGCTCGTCCCCCGAAGTGGTCGAGGGGCTTCGCGCCAGACACTCTGTGGTGCTACTCGATGAATACCAAGACACGAGTGTCTTGCAAACGACCCTGCTGTCCACACTCTTTGCTGACCACCCGGTGATGAGCGTGGGTGACCCACTCCAAGCGATTTACGGCTGGAGGGGAGCCAGTGCTGCCAACTTGGATGATTTCCCCCGCGAATTTGCCCGTCAATGGCCTTCAGTCACCTTTGGCCTGCAAACGAGTTGGCGAAACCCTTCCCGCGTACTCACCGCAGCAAATGCATTGTGTGCGCCACTTCGACGCGCGGATGAGAGTGTCGTCGGTGAGCTATCTCCTGCCCCCAACGCCCCGGCAGGAACCGTCGACGTCGCCTACCCCGACACCCTCGATGACGAAGCAGAAGCAGTCGCGGCGTGGTTTGCCACACGCCTGGTGTCGGCCACACACCCCGGCAACAGCGCTGCCGGACACGCCGAAGGCGAGCCCCCCAGCGCGGCACTGCTACTGCGTGAGCGCAAACACCAGCACCTCTACGCCAGAGCTTTGGAGCGCAAGGGAATCCCCGTTCATATTTTGGGAATCGGGGGACTACTCGGTGACCCTTTGGTCGCTGACCTCGTCGTCGGATTAGCCATCGTCCACCGCCCCTTCGCCAACGGCGAGTTGGTACGTCTGCTCACATCCGGGCGTTTCCGACTGGGAGTGAGTGACCTTTTCGCTCTTGCGGAAAGAGCACGGTGGTTGGGGCTTCGCGATAGCGGTGGTGGTCGACTCGACGAGTCATTGGATCAGGCACTGCGCGACCAAGCACTGGGTCGACCCAGCGCATCGCTATTGGATGCGCTGGAGTATTTGGCCCAGAAACCACCCGAGCACAGCCACTGGGAAGTCTTCTCCGAGGGAGCACAAAGCCAACTTCGAGACGCGGCTTCGCTGATCGCCAGCCAGCGAAGACTCAGTCACGAGAATATTGCCGACCAAGTGGTCCACTGGGAGCGGGCAACCGGTGCCGACATCGAATGGCTCGCTCACCCCAACCGGGAGAGTTACCGAAACTCCCGGGAGGCTTTCTTTGCGGCTATCTCGCAGTACCAAGCCTTTGCCGATGAGGCGGGCGCGCGCGGTTTTCTCGACTGGTTAGAGCAAGCAGAGTGGCGAGATAGTTTGCAACCGCAATCGGCACCACCGGAGCCGGGGTGCGTGCAAATTCTCACCATCCACGGCGCGAAAGGCCTCGAATGGGATCTGGTGGCCGTCGGTCAGTTGATCGAAGGTGAGTTGCCCGGAAAACCCAATGAGGGCTTTAAAGGGTGGCTTCGCTCTGGAGTATTGCCCTACCCCTTTCGAGGCGACAGTGAATTCTTGCCCCACCTTGACTGGATGGGTGCAGAAACCAGAAAGGACCTGCTCGATCGAATCGAAGAGTTCAGTGACGATATTCGCGCCCATCATGAACGGGAAGAACGCCGCCTCGCGTATGTGGCAATGACCCGGGCGCGAGCGGAACTGTTGTTGACGGGCAGCTTCTACTCGACAAAAGGCTCCGCGCAGGCGCCTTCACCCTTTCTTGTGGAACTCGAACACGCAGAGTGCATTGACCCTCTGCCGGACTCGCCCACAATCGACAATCCTCATGAGGGGGATGAAGACGACCTCATCACCTGGCCGGTTGACCCGCTGGGTGAACGCCGTGACGTCGTGGAGCGGGCAGCCAAAGCAGTACTCACAGCCACCGATCAGGCTGTGGAACAGGCGGATCCTGCTCTGGTGGAACACATCGATGCCGTGTTGGAGGCGGAGCGCACACGCCTGGCCCCAGCCGAGGGATCATGGCCGGTGCGTATTCCCGCTTCACAGTTTGACCGATGGGTGTTCGAACCCGAGACCATGCTGCGCTCCAGGATTCAGCCCCGTCCGCCCACGACAGGCCTCGCCCAACAGCGAGGCAATGATTTCCACGCCTGGGTGGAATCGTATTTTCATTCCGCGCGGGGCAACCGTGTGATGGCCGATGTTGACGTGGATCACGACACCGCGGTTCCCGTCGATGTCGACGTTCACACCTGGCAGGAGGGTTTTGAGCGAAGCGAGTTTGCCCCTCTCACTCCAGTGGCACTGGAGCGAGAAATTCACCTTCCGCTGGCGGGCCACCTCGTGATTTGCAAGATCGATGCGGTCTTTGAGCGTTCGGGGCGAATCCAGGTTGTTGATTGGAAGACGGGTCGAACACCGACTGATCCGGTAGACATTGAGCGCAAATCACTCCAGTTGGCCCTCTACCGGCTCGCCTGGGCCGAATGGGCGGGTGTTGATATCAACACTGTTGATGCGGTCTTCTGGTTTTCCCACAGTGAGCAGGTCATCGCCCCCGAAACCCTCCCCGGTCGCTCGGAGCTCGAACAACTCATTGACAAAGCCAAAGCCAACCCCGCGAGTGGCTAA
- a CDS encoding PHP domain-containing protein, translating to MSDAIIDLHAHSRASDGSETPAEVMAKAHAAGLHTIALTDHDTLSGWAEAREAATHFGVGLVPGIELSTQILDETTGYEPHSIHLLGYLVDPEHPDLVDEMVKIRSHRDNRLQLMVEKLAKDYPIDWLEVRAVIPEGATPGRPHIAEVLIAKGIVQDTTEAFAHILAGDGPYHVPHYAPRLHRGIEIIRQAGGVPVLAHPLSRGGKPATDVGGDVDQAIARYQRWVDHGLMGVEIGHRENDPTLTPHLERVAEHLGLIVTGSSDYHGSKKPNVLGEHSTSMADFQRIVEAGTGSTPVLPATH from the coding sequence GTGTCCGATGCGATTATTGACCTCCACGCGCATTCGCGGGCATCGGATGGTTCAGAAACTCCTGCCGAAGTGATGGCGAAAGCGCACGCTGCTGGCCTTCACACCATTGCCCTCACCGACCATGACACCCTCTCGGGGTGGGCAGAAGCGCGCGAAGCGGCAACACATTTCGGCGTGGGGCTCGTTCCCGGCATTGAACTAAGCACACAAATTCTTGATGAGACCACAGGTTACGAACCCCACAGCATTCACCTGTTGGGCTACCTGGTTGATCCGGAACACCCTGACCTGGTCGATGAGATGGTCAAAATTCGCTCCCACCGGGATAACCGACTCCAGCTCATGGTGGAAAAGCTCGCCAAGGATTACCCCATTGATTGGCTCGAAGTGCGCGCCGTCATTCCCGAAGGGGCTACACCCGGACGACCCCACATCGCCGAAGTGCTCATCGCGAAGGGCATCGTCCAGGACACCACTGAAGCGTTTGCCCACATTTTGGCCGGTGATGGCCCCTACCATGTGCCCCACTACGCCCCACGACTCCACCGAGGCATTGAGATTATTCGACAGGCCGGGGGTGTTCCGGTGCTAGCTCACCCGCTGAGCCGCGGTGGAAAACCGGCGACCGATGTCGGCGGTGATGTCGATCAGGCGATTGCCCGATATCAGCGGTGGGTGGATCACGGCCTCATGGGTGTCGAAATTGGCCACCGTGAAAACGACCCCACCCTCACCCCCCATTTAGAGCGGGTTGCCGAACATCTTGGCCTGATTGTGACGGGCTCTAGTGACTACCACGGGTCAAAAAAACCCAACGTGTTGGGCGAGCATTCGACGAGCATGGCTGATTTCCAGCGCATTGTGGAGGCTGGGACGGGTAGCACACCGGTGCTTCCCGCCACTCACTAG